From the Primulina tabacum isolate GXHZ01 chromosome 3, ASM2559414v2, whole genome shotgun sequence genome, one window contains:
- the LOC142541142 gene encoding alanine--glyoxylate aminotransferase 2 homolog 3, mitochondrial-like, with protein sequence MIQRILPRAFSGKASSFLRTATASQSTLAQPLQKDDTILPKMPPFDYTPPPYTGPSAEEILSKRQRYLSPAVFHFYKNPINLVEGKMQYLFDDKGRRYLDAFGGIATVCVGHCHPQVVDAIVNQTNRLQHSTILYLNPAIADFVEALASKFSGDLKVVYFTNSGTEANELALLMARLYTGCHDVISIRNGYHGNAAGTMGATAQSSYKFNVVQSGVHHAQNPDQYRGIFGSDGLKYARDVEEIVTYGTSGHVGAFISEAIQGVGGIMELAPGYLPAVYDTIRKAGGLCIADEVQSGFGRTGSHFWGFEAHGVMPDIVTMAKGIGNGIPLGAVITTPEIAKVLSYRSYFNTFGGNPVCTAAGLAVLRVIESENLQKNSFVVGSHLKQRLTSLKEKFDIIGDVRGRGLMLGVELVKDRQLKTPAKMEILHIMEQMKEMGVVIGKGGFFGNVFRITPPLCFTKADADFLVDVMDYSLSKL encoded by the exons ATGATTCAAAGGATCCTCCCAAGGGCGTTTTCGGGAAAAGCCTCGTCCTTCCTTCGCACCGCAACTGCTTCACAATCGACTCTAGCTCAACCGCTTCAGAAAGATGACACCATTCTTCCGAAAATGCCCCCGTTCGACTACACTCCTCCTCCTTACACTGGCCCCTCCGCGGAAGAAATACTCAGCAAACGCCAAAGATATCTCAGCCCCGCCGTTTTTCATTTCTACAAAAATCCA ATCAATTTGGTCGAAGGAAAAATGCAATATTTATTTGACGACAAGGGGCGGAGGTATTTGGATGCATTTGGGGGGATCGCCACCGTTTGTGTTGGGCACTGCCACCCGCAAGTGGTGGATGCTATAGTAAATCAGACAAATCGTTTGCAGCATTCCACCATTTTGTACTTGAATCCTGCTATTGCAGATTTTGTTGAGGCACTCGCGTCCAAGTTCAGCGGTGATCTCAAG GTTGTTTACTTCACAAATTCTGGCACCGAGGCGAATGAGCTTGCTTTGCTGATGGCCCGTTTGTACACTGGTTGTCATGATGTCATATCAATAAGGAACGGGTATCATGGCAATGCGGCTGGGACAATGGGAGCCACTGCTCAAAGTAGTTATAAGTTCAACGTTGTCCAG AGCGGAGTCCACCATGCACAGAACCCGGACCAGTACCGAGGCATATTTGGCTCTGATGGACTGAAATATGCAAGAGATGTTGAAGAAATTGTTACTTATGGAACTTCTGGCCATGTTGGTGCATTTATTTCTGAAGCCATTCAG GGCGTGGGTGGAATCATGGAGTTGGCTCCTGGATATTTGCCTGCTGTTTACGACACCATCAGAAAGGCAGGGGGGCTTTGCATAGCCGATGAAGTGCAATCGGGTTTTGGTCGAACTGGCAGCCATTTTTGGGGGTTTGAAGCTCATGGGGTCATGCCTGATATTGTAACCATGGCCAAG GGAATTGGGAATGGAATTCCTCTGGGGGCAGTGATCACGACTCCGGAAATTGCAAAAGTGTTGAGCTACCGAAGTTATTTCAACACCTTTGGAGGCAATCCTGTATGTACTGCTGCTGGTCTTGCCGTTCTTAGAGTAATAGAAAGCGAGAACCTTCAGAAGAATTCCTTTGTAGTCGGATCACATCTGAAGCAACGTCTCACTTCCCTGAAAGAGAAATTTGACA TTATTGGAGATGTTAGGGGAAGAGGTTTGATGCTTGGAGTCGAACTCGTGAAGGATCGCCAACTGAAAACTCCTGCCAAGATGGAGATTCTCCACATAATGGAACAGATGAAAG AGATGGGAGTAGTGATAGGAAAAGGGGGCTTCTTCGGCAATGTGTTCAGGATCACTCCGCCTCTCTGCTTCACTAAGGCAGACGCTG ATTTCCTTGTGGATGTGATGGACTATAGTTTGTCGAAATTGTGA